A stretch of Chitinophaga caeni DNA encodes these proteins:
- a CDS encoding glycosyl hydrolase family 28-related protein: protein MMVIISRAVILMFYILGVIRLSAQQYINIKSMGARGDGIHNDAPAILKALNKSNYIYIPKGNYRIDQPIIISGKNNIHIKGDGESSRLFPSNQLKKTTKTVFFSSLSLDQCQNAVIENLCVESKGENWGNSDAGHKFKNPDERAEWIMKNGGHAVTVIRSENVRISNVIARFCGSVSVFYAISGDNISFINCFANAASLGYAGFCVDNFVTIIHDSKRRYYFKNCRVNNENLKFGSRYSAKAGILSEGDRDMIINLNIEGGEFRNCASGGDSKFLGAAIVAVNTNLVCDGVIGEDNYIGLNITNRSEVKQQVNCNIANSKFFNNWVAGIFLASFNSGGDINIDSCTFTQQNYSAWRYTKDLLFRQTAGIIIQGKQSQNLNISKSIFSGGEGYILTSGEPKIKLSASSFDKASTFAFKTNYKKILLNNSTVNLPASLSKTSKYTKINSASALGNIEGKQELLYTPFSDSVDNVPIQVILTALGLSGKNTFLEIQLTKPSNVNNEYKIGSADGKWFNIAHIIKMDNDNKKFRVFILEDQRIHFKKGATLDIQKN, encoded by the coding sequence ATGATGGTAATTATAAGTAGAGCCGTTATTTTAATGTTTTATATCTTAGGGGTGATTCGGTTATCTGCTCAGCAATATATAAACATAAAATCCATGGGAGCAAGGGGTGATGGCATACATAACGATGCCCCAGCAATATTGAAGGCTTTAAATAAATCAAATTATATATATATCCCCAAAGGCAATTATCGGATTGACCAGCCAATCATAATAAGTGGTAAAAATAATATTCATATAAAGGGCGATGGAGAATCTTCAAGGTTATTCCCATCCAACCAATTAAAAAAAACGACTAAAACTGTATTTTTCTCTTCGTTAAGTTTAGATCAATGTCAAAATGCTGTAATTGAGAACTTATGTGTGGAGTCAAAAGGTGAAAATTGGGGAAATTCTGATGCAGGACATAAATTTAAGAACCCGGATGAGCGAGCAGAGTGGATTATGAAAAATGGCGGGCATGCCGTAACGGTAATTAGAAGTGAAAACGTTAGAATTTCTAATGTGATTGCACGATTCTGTGGCTCGGTAAGTGTGTTTTATGCAATTTCAGGAGATAACATATCATTTATCAATTGTTTTGCTAATGCAGCTTCATTGGGATATGCTGGTTTCTGTGTTGATAATTTTGTTACTATTATACATGATTCTAAGAGAAGGTATTACTTTAAGAATTGTCGCGTGAATAATGAAAATTTGAAATTCGGTTCGCGTTATTCGGCTAAAGCTGGAATATTATCTGAAGGAGATAGGGATATGATTATTAATCTCAATATTGAAGGTGGTGAATTTCGAAACTGTGCAAGCGGAGGAGACTCAAAATTTCTAGGAGCTGCTATTGTTGCTGTGAATACCAATTTGGTCTGTGATGGTGTGATTGGTGAGGATAATTATATAGGACTAAATATTACAAACCGTTCAGAAGTGAAGCAACAAGTTAATTGCAACATTGCTAATTCAAAATTCTTTAACAATTGGGTTGCTGGTATATTCTTGGCTTCGTTTAATAGTGGAGGAGATATTAATATAGACAGTTGTACATTCACCCAACAAAATTATTCTGCTTGGAGGTATACCAAGGATTTATTATTTAGACAGACTGCTGGAATTATTATACAGGGAAAGCAAAGTCAGAATCTAAATATTTCAAAATCTATTTTTTCAGGGGGGGAAGGATATATTTTAACCTCAGGCGAACCGAAGATTAAATTAAGTGCGTCCTCATTCGATAAAGCAAGTACATTTGCCTTTAAAACAAATTACAAGAAGATATTATTAAATAATTCTACGGTAAATTTGCCTGCATCATTGAGCAAAACAAGCAAGTACACTAAGATAAATAGCGCAAGCGCCCTTGGGAATATTGAGGGAAAGCAAGAATTATTATATACTCCATTTTCTGATTCTGTAGATAATGTACCTATCCAAGTAATTTTGACTGCTTTAGGTCTGAGTGGAAAGAATACATTCTTGGAGATACAATTAACTAAGCCCTCAAATGTCAATAATGAATATAAGATAGGTTCTGCTGATGGAAAATGGTTTAATATTGCTCATATCATTAAAATGGATAATGATAATAAGAAATTTAGGGTATTTATTTTAGAAGACCAGCGCATCCATTTTAAGAAAGGAGCGACCTTGGATATTCAAAAGAACTAA